In Ilumatobacter fluminis, the following proteins share a genomic window:
- a CDS encoding ABC transporter permease gives MGVSRRDRGVSGAQRWVWKSTPPVALVAVQLVFFGLPAGQWVRGLTLGLLVALLALGMALVYRANRVVNFAQADLGFVPTSLAVGLIVFSGLPYLFGFVVGLAGSILVGAVVELAFVRRFAHSSRLVLTVATIGITQLLAACALMIPRLWDRSAASQRIPPPFDWKLTIGGATGTVLSANDLIAMVLAPAAMIAVAIFLGSTRLGTAIRGSAERSERALMLGIPVAWLSTLVWAVASALSFLALFLRAGILGVPLGAALSLQALVLALAALVLGRLTDLPTIILTAIALGILEYGVAWNASSPLLVTPIIGAAVLVALLLQRRRYGRTDRDEAVGWRLADEIRPLRPAVARLPLVRLMRWGTISVVFATLLVVPVVFRTDQIIKANAVLVYAVIGMSLVVLSGWAGQISLGQMAFVGIGAAVSATCTIEWNADITLALLAGGAAGAAAAFVVGLPALRLRGLYLAVTTLVFALAVNSWFLNRQFFDWIPQERVERLPLFGRVDLSTPTRFYLFTLTVMVLMLLALRGVRRSRTGRAIVALRENELAAQALSVSPVPVKLTAFTVSGAVAGVAGGLFVHMSQSFDLTSYAPAESLNVFTASVVGGLGSLFGGILGAVFLRGSEWFITAAEWRLLSSAMGVLLVLLILPGGLASLVIKIRDRFVTMIVDRRVLTDPAPVDTADTADTGARRGSDAEAAADHDDRTTV, from the coding sequence ATGGGGGTGTCACGACGGGATCGGGGGGTCTCGGGTGCGCAACGGTGGGTCTGGAAGTCGACCCCTCCCGTCGCACTCGTCGCCGTGCAGCTGGTGTTCTTCGGGCTGCCCGCAGGGCAGTGGGTGCGTGGCCTCACGCTCGGCCTCCTCGTCGCCTTGCTCGCGCTCGGCATGGCGCTCGTCTACCGGGCGAACCGCGTCGTCAACTTCGCCCAGGCCGACCTCGGCTTCGTCCCCACATCGCTCGCCGTCGGGCTGATCGTCTTCTCCGGCCTCCCGTACCTCTTCGGGTTCGTCGTCGGTCTGGCCGGGTCGATCCTGGTCGGCGCCGTGGTCGAGCTGGCCTTCGTGCGGCGGTTCGCCCACAGCTCACGACTCGTCCTCACGGTCGCGACGATCGGGATCACCCAGCTGCTCGCTGCGTGCGCGCTGATGATCCCGCGCCTCTGGGATCGCAGCGCGGCGTCGCAACGGATCCCGCCGCCGTTCGACTGGAAGCTCACCATCGGAGGCGCCACCGGCACCGTGCTCTCGGCGAACGACCTGATCGCCATGGTGCTGGCGCCCGCCGCCATGATCGCCGTGGCGATCTTCCTCGGGTCGACTCGTCTCGGCACCGCGATCCGCGGGTCTGCCGAGCGGAGCGAGCGTGCGCTGATGCTGGGGATCCCGGTCGCCTGGCTGTCGACACTGGTGTGGGCGGTGGCGAGTGCGCTGTCGTTCCTCGCCTTGTTCCTCCGAGCCGGCATCCTCGGCGTACCACTCGGCGCTGCGCTCAGCCTGCAGGCGCTGGTGTTGGCACTCGCCGCGCTCGTGCTCGGCCGGCTGACCGATCTGCCGACCATCATCCTGACGGCGATCGCGCTCGGCATCCTCGAGTACGGCGTCGCCTGGAACGCGAGCAGTCCGCTGCTCGTGACCCCGATCATCGGCGCGGCCGTGCTCGTCGCCTTGCTGCTGCAGCGTCGCCGCTACGGGCGGACCGATCGCGACGAGGCGGTCGGTTGGCGGCTCGCCGACGAGATCCGGCCGCTGCGACCGGCCGTCGCCCGGCTCCCGCTCGTCCGCCTGATGCGGTGGGGCACCATCTCGGTCGTCTTCGCCACGTTGCTGGTCGTGCCGGTCGTGTTCCGAACCGACCAGATCATCAAGGCGAACGCGGTGCTCGTCTACGCCGTGATCGGCATGTCGCTCGTCGTGCTGTCGGGCTGGGCGGGGCAGATCTCGCTCGGTCAGATGGCGTTCGTCGGGATCGGCGCCGCCGTCAGCGCGACGTGCACGATCGAGTGGAACGCCGACATCACCCTGGCGCTCCTCGCCGGTGGGGCGGCGGGTGCGGCGGCGGCGTTCGTGGTCGGCCTCCCCGCGCTCCGACTTCGTGGTCTCTACCTGGCCGTGACGACGCTCGTCTTCGCCCTGGCGGTCAACTCGTGGTTCCTCAACCGCCAGTTCTTCGACTGGATCCCCCAGGAGCGTGTCGAGCGGTTGCCGCTCTTCGGCCGTGTCGACCTGTCGACACCCACCCGGTTCTACCTCTTCACGCTGACGGTCATGGTGCTGATGCTGTTGGCGCTCCGCGGCGTTCGCCGCAGCCGCACCGGCCGTGCGATCGTCGCACTGCGCGAGAACGAGTTGGCAGCGCAGGCGCTGTCGGTGTCGCCGGTGCCGGTGAAGCTGACGGCGTTCACGGTGTCGGGCGCGGTGGCCGGCGTCGCCGGTGGCCTGTTCGTGCACATGAGTCAGAGCTTCGACCTCACCAGTTATGCACCGGCCGAGAGCCTCAACGTGTTCACCGCATCCGTCGTCGGTGGCCTCGGCTCACTGTTCGGCGGCATCCTGGGCGCCGTCTTCCTGCGGGGGAGCGAGTGGTTCATCACCGCTGCCGAGTGGCGCCTGCTCTCGTCGGCGATGGGTGTCTTGCTCGTGCTGCTGATCCTGCCGGGCGGCCTCGCCAGCCTCGTGATCAAGATCCGCGACCGGTTCGTCACGATGATCGTCGACCGGCGGGTGCTCACCGACCCGGCACCCGTCGACACCGCCGACACCGCCGACACAGGCGCCCGGCGCGGCTCCGATGCCGAGGCCGCAGCCGACCACGACGACCGGACGACCGTATGA
- a CDS encoding enoyl-CoA hydratase, whose protein sequence is MAAVLTTEIADGVAVVTMNRPEARNALNTELRRAIPTRLRELDADPAVRVMILTGADPAFCAGLDLKELGSSGLSADPDATPLPFGSLTKPLVGAINGAAVTGGFELALGCDFLIASERATFADTHARVGVMPGWGLTVLLPQAIGIRRARQMSFTGNYVDASTALAWGLVNEVVPHDRLVSRACELAADMVTVPEAGLGAIKGAYRAAAAGVDDGALDAERRYSREWMRRFDPDTLAANREAIQRRGSAQV, encoded by the coding sequence ATGGCTGCTGTGCTCACGACCGAGATCGCCGACGGGGTCGCCGTCGTCACGATGAATCGCCCCGAGGCCCGCAACGCGCTCAACACCGAGCTGCGTCGGGCCATCCCGACCCGGTTGCGCGAACTCGACGCCGACCCGGCGGTGCGCGTGATGATCCTCACCGGTGCCGACCCGGCGTTCTGCGCCGGGCTCGACCTCAAAGAACTCGGCTCGAGCGGCTTGTCGGCCGACCCCGACGCGACGCCGCTGCCGTTCGGTTCGCTGACCAAGCCGTTGGTCGGCGCGATCAACGGCGCGGCGGTCACCGGCGGCTTCGAGCTCGCCCTCGGCTGCGACTTCCTGATCGCCAGCGAACGGGCGACGTTCGCCGACACCCACGCGCGGGTCGGCGTCATGCCGGGTTGGGGCCTCACGGTGCTGCTCCCGCAGGCGATCGGCATCCGCCGGGCACGGCAGATGAGTTTCACCGGCAACTACGTCGATGCGTCGACCGCGCTCGCGTGGGGCCTCGTCAACGAGGTCGTCCCGCACGACCGGCTCGTGTCGCGAGCCTGCGAGCTGGCCGCCGACATGGTCACGGTTCCCGAAGCCGGGCTCGGCGCGATCAAGGGTGCGTACCGCGCTGCGGCTGCGGGCGTCGACGACGGTGCCCTCGACGCCGAACGCCGCTACTCGCGCGAGTGGATGCGGCGTTTCGATCCCGACACCCTCGCTGCGAATCGCGAAGCGATCCAGCGGCGCGGCAGCGCCCAAGTGTGA
- a CDS encoding VOC family protein translates to MPAFTSYEPGQPCWVDLMSPDVDASKAFYSAVFGWDAHDELDDEGNRIYVNFSLDGNDVAGLGANQPGMPPMAIWNSYVCAPDVAATVAKVESAGGTVMMPPMQVMSAGHMAIIADPTGAVISIWQPGEHPGAGVANEPNTWSWNELMTRDIDTALPFYTDVFGWQFDAMDMGGGMIYHVVHGGTDGWAGAMAMPPDVPEQAPNHWAVYFMVADTDATVAAVTANGGSVVMPPMDTPGVGRMCIFHDPQGGSFSTLQPEQQG, encoded by the coding sequence ATGCCCGCCTTCACGTCCTACGAACCCGGTCAGCCGTGTTGGGTCGACCTGATGAGCCCCGACGTCGATGCGTCCAAGGCGTTCTACTCCGCCGTGTTCGGCTGGGATGCGCACGACGAACTCGACGACGAGGGCAACCGCATCTACGTCAACTTCTCCCTCGACGGCAACGACGTCGCCGGCCTCGGCGCCAACCAGCCGGGTATGCCGCCGATGGCGATCTGGAACAGCTACGTCTGTGCCCCCGACGTCGCCGCCACCGTCGCCAAGGTCGAGTCGGCAGGCGGCACCGTCATGATGCCGCCCATGCAGGTCATGTCGGCCGGTCACATGGCGATCATCGCCGACCCGACCGGCGCCGTGATCTCGATCTGGCAGCCCGGCGAGCATCCCGGCGCCGGCGTGGCGAACGAACCGAACACGTGGTCGTGGAACGAGTTGATGACCCGCGACATCGACACCGCGCTCCCCTTCTACACCGACGTGTTCGGCTGGCAGTTCGACGCCATGGACATGGGCGGCGGGATGATCTACCACGTCGTGCACGGCGGCACCGACGGCTGGGCAGGCGCTATGGCCATGCCACCCGACGTTCCCGAGCAGGCACCCAACCATTGGGCCGTCTACTTCATGGTCGCCGACACCGACGCGACCGTCGCAGCCGTCACGGCGAACGGCGGGTCGGTCGTGATGCCACCGATGGACACACCCGGCGTCGGCCGGATGTGCATCTTCCACGATCCGCAGGGCGGCAGCTTCTCGACGCTGCAGCCCGAACAGCAGGGCTGA
- a CDS encoding SDR family NAD(P)-dependent oxidoreductase yields MATYPFRTALVTGASSGIGEVMTAQLADAGVATTVVARRLERLEALAERHDGITPMAADLSTDDGQRAVVDRIAEGDIDLVVNNAGFGTNGDFHELDPDRLADEIEVNVAALTRLSQASLAAMVPRGSGYLLNVSSVASFQPAPQLAVYAATKAYVTSLTESLHEEAAPHGVHVTALCPGLTKTEFQSVSNTDTYADQFPSFVWTSPDEVARCGLDGVAANRTLAVPGAQYKVMVATTNITPRWLRRRASSIVQRG; encoded by the coding sequence ATGGCCACGTATCCGTTCCGTACCGCACTCGTGACCGGCGCCTCCTCGGGCATCGGTGAGGTGATGACCGCGCAGCTCGCCGACGCCGGCGTCGCCACCACGGTCGTGGCACGACGCCTCGAACGCCTCGAGGCGCTCGCCGAACGCCACGACGGCATCACACCGATGGCGGCCGACCTGTCGACCGACGACGGGCAGCGGGCTGTCGTCGACCGTATCGCCGAGGGCGACATCGATCTCGTGGTCAACAACGCCGGATTCGGCACCAACGGCGACTTCCACGAGCTCGACCCCGACCGGCTCGCCGACGAGATCGAGGTCAACGTCGCAGCGTTGACACGGCTCAGCCAGGCGTCGCTGGCGGCGATGGTGCCTCGGGGGAGCGGTTATCTGCTCAACGTCTCGAGCGTCGCCAGCTTCCAGCCGGCCCCGCAGCTGGCCGTGTACGCCGCCACGAAGGCGTACGTCACGAGCCTGACCGAGAGCCTCCACGAGGAGGCGGCGCCCCACGGCGTGCACGTCACGGCGCTGTGCCCCGGCCTGACCAAGACCGAGTTCCAGAGCGTCAGCAACACCGACACCTACGCCGATCAGTTCCCCTCGTTCGTCTGGACCAGTCCGGACGAGGTCGCCAGGTGCGGACTCGACGGGGTGGCTGCCAACCGCACCCTCGCCGTCCCGGGAGCGCAGTACAAGGTCATGGTGGCGACGACGAACATCACGCCGCGGTGGTTGCGGCGGCGTGCGTCGTCGATCGTGCAGCGGGGCTGA
- a CDS encoding SGNH/GDSL hydrolase family protein: MSGRRRFCAGAMLAVVVVFTGCASDTPEVSPPAQVTETDVLTTEAPSTSISTPSSTSPAVPRPSTSSTTTTTTGASSSTTTSSTISSTTSTVVPCPAVELVVLGNSTDYWPNFVVGVDAPTDDAWPALLETMLARSLPATDVSVENGSVLGAGFDIGLYGVTSMTEQLRTLASAHTDGSAVLVVAPSVVDLQLRSLDVDASYEAFDAMYDEATSAFETVAVLPMNPVAVGSDPAVAQAIAEFNRRLVESGVVDPDDRSPLLSDDGLFGRPAYYDDFDDGRLDTAGPDPDGLHPDVDGHAAIATGLVPALVELIPIVCP, from the coding sequence GTGAGCGGGCGTCGGCGCTTCTGCGCCGGCGCGATGCTCGCCGTCGTCGTCGTTTTCACCGGCTGTGCGAGCGACACCCCGGAGGTGTCGCCGCCGGCCCAGGTGACGGAGACCGATGTCTTGACGACCGAGGCGCCGTCGACGAGCATCAGCACGCCGTCGAGCACGAGCCCGGCGGTGCCCCGTCCCTCGACGAGCAGCACGACGACCACGACGACCGGCGCATCGTCCAGCACGACGACGAGCAGCACCATCAGTTCGACGACCAGCACGGTCGTGCCGTGCCCGGCGGTCGAGCTCGTCGTGCTCGGGAACTCGACCGACTATTGGCCGAACTTCGTGGTGGGTGTCGACGCACCGACCGACGACGCGTGGCCGGCCCTCCTCGAGACGATGCTCGCACGCTCATTGCCGGCGACCGACGTGAGCGTCGAGAACGGTTCGGTCCTCGGTGCCGGGTTCGACATCGGGCTGTACGGCGTCACGAGCATGACCGAGCAGCTCCGCACGCTCGCCTCGGCGCACACCGACGGGTCAGCGGTGCTCGTGGTGGCGCCGAGCGTCGTCGACCTCCAACTGCGCTCGCTCGACGTCGACGCCTCGTACGAGGCCTTCGATGCGATGTACGACGAAGCCACGTCGGCGTTCGAGACGGTCGCCGTCCTGCCGATGAACCCGGTGGCGGTCGGTTCCGACCCCGCGGTCGCACAGGCGATCGCCGAGTTCAATCGGCGGCTCGTCGAGTCCGGAGTGGTCGATCCCGACGACCGATCTCCGCTCCTGTCCGACGACGGGCTGTTCGGTCGTCCGGCGTACTACGACGACTTCGACGACGGGCGCCTCGACACCGCCGGGCCCGACCCCGACGGGCTCCACCCCGACGTCGACGGGCATGCTGCCATCGCCACCGGCCTGGTGCCCGCCCTGGTCGAGCTGATCCCGATCGTGTGTCCGTGA
- the atpC gene encoding ATP synthase F1 subunit epsilon codes for MANVMTVEVVSPEKVLYSGEATMVITRTIGGGEVAFQPGHVAFLGALTENHTRVFLADGSTEDVAVHGGFVEVSNNKVSILSDAAELGSQVDIERARSAKERAEETLRHEHDAEAVSALGRAHARLNAAGAL; via the coding sequence ATGGCCAACGTCATGACCGTCGAAGTGGTCTCGCCCGAGAAGGTGCTCTACTCGGGCGAGGCGACCATGGTCATCACCCGCACGATCGGTGGTGGCGAGGTCGCGTTCCAGCCCGGTCACGTTGCGTTCCTCGGTGCGCTCACCGAGAACCACACCCGGGTGTTCCTGGCCGACGGCTCGACCGAGGACGTCGCCGTCCACGGTGGATTCGTCGAGGTCTCGAACAACAAGGTCTCGATCCTGTCCGACGCCGCCGAGCTCGGCAGCCAGGTCGACATCGAGCGTGCCCGTTCCGCCAAGGAGCGTGCCGAAGAGACGCTGCGTCACGAACACGACGCCGAGGCGGTCAGCGCCCTCGGCCGTGCGCACGCCCGCCTGAACGCGGCCGGCGCACTCTGA
- the atpD gene encoding F0F1 ATP synthase subunit beta produces the protein MTMTDNQLQDGRVVGIAGPVIDVEFPPSALPELNTAVEFEVDIEGERQKVLAEVAQQLGNGRVRAVCLKPTDGLKRGTPVRNTGHGIQVPVGDKVLGHVWNVWGEALDEEPEGFDQMERWEIHREAPSFDALEPSARVFPTGIKVIDLLTPYVAGGKIGLFGGAGVGKTVLITEMINRVASQHGGVSVFAGVGERTREGTDLRLEMMESGVFEKAALVFGQMDEPPGVRLRVALSALTMAEYFRDEQNQDVLLFVDNIFRFVQAGSEVSTLLGRMPSAVGYQPTLSDEMGQLQERITSTRGRSITSLQAVYVPADDYTDPAPFTTFTHLDATTELSRTVASLGIYPAVDPLASTSTILSPEIVGEHHYNIARGVQETLQRYKELQDIIAILGLDELSDEDRLTVNRARKIQRFLSQPFFVAKVFTGLDGEFVPIEETVQSFEAILNGEVDEVPEQAFLNVGGLEQVLAKAKKLEES, from the coding sequence ATGACCATGACCGACAACCAACTGCAGGATGGCCGCGTCGTCGGTATCGCCGGCCCGGTGATCGACGTCGAGTTCCCGCCGAGCGCGCTGCCCGAGCTGAACACCGCCGTCGAGTTCGAGGTCGACATCGAAGGTGAGCGCCAGAAGGTGCTCGCCGAGGTCGCCCAGCAGCTCGGCAACGGCCGCGTTCGCGCCGTCTGCCTCAAGCCCACCGACGGCCTCAAGCGCGGCACCCCCGTGCGCAACACCGGTCACGGCATCCAGGTGCCGGTCGGCGACAAGGTCCTCGGCCACGTCTGGAACGTGTGGGGCGAGGCGCTCGACGAGGAGCCCGAAGGCTTCGACCAGATGGAACGGTGGGAGATCCACCGTGAGGCGCCGTCGTTCGACGCTCTCGAGCCGTCGGCTCGCGTGTTCCCCACGGGCATCAAGGTCATCGACCTGCTGACCCCGTACGTCGCCGGTGGCAAGATCGGCCTGTTCGGTGGCGCCGGCGTCGGCAAGACCGTGCTCATCACCGAGATGATCAACCGTGTCGCCTCGCAGCACGGTGGTGTGTCGGTGTTCGCCGGTGTCGGCGAGCGCACCCGTGAGGGCACCGACCTCCGTCTCGAGATGATGGAGTCGGGCGTGTTCGAGAAGGCCGCCCTCGTGTTCGGCCAGATGGACGAGCCGCCGGGCGTCCGCCTCCGTGTCGCCCTGTCGGCGCTCACGATGGCCGAGTACTTCCGTGACGAGCAGAACCAGGACGTGCTCCTGTTCGTCGACAACATCTTCCGGTTCGTCCAGGCCGGTTCCGAGGTGTCGACCCTCCTCGGTCGTATGCCCTCGGCGGTGGGCTACCAGCCGACCCTCTCCGACGAGATGGGCCAGCTGCAGGAGCGCATCACCTCGACCCGCGGTCGTTCGATCACGTCGCTGCAGGCCGTCTACGTGCCCGCCGACGACTACACCGACCCGGCGCCGTTCACGACCTTCACGCACCTCGATGCCACGACCGAGCTCAGCCGTACGGTTGCCTCGCTCGGCATCTACCCGGCGGTCGACCCGCTGGCCTCGACCTCGACCATCCTGTCGCCCGAGATCGTCGGCGAGCACCACTACAACATCGCCCGTGGCGTGCAGGAGACCCTCCAGCGCTACAAGGAGCTGCAGGACATCATCGCCATCCTCGGTCTCGACGAGCTGTCCGACGAGGACCGCCTCACCGTCAACCGTGCCCGCAAGATCCAGCGCTTCTTGTCGCAGCCGTTCTTCGTCGCCAAGGTCTTCACCGGCCTCGACGGTGAGTTCGTGCCGATCGAGGAGACCGTCCAGTCGTTCGAGGCGATCCTCAACGGCGAGGTCGACGAGGTTCCCGAGCAGGCGTTCCTGAACGTCGGTGGCCTCGAGCAGGTTCTCGCGAAGGCCAAGAAGCTCGAGGAGAGCTGA
- the atpA gene encoding F0F1 ATP synthase subunit alpha has product MAELTISAADIASALKNNLEGFEQSLEARTVGRVAEIGDGIARVSGLPDAAVNELLEFEDGSVGLALNLDEGSIGAVVLGDTASIEEGQPVKATGRILSVPVGDGMLGRVVNALGEPVDGKGELTGTQLRRMEIQAPGIMGRKPVHEPLQTGIKAIDAMTPIGRGQRELIIGDRKTGKTTVAVDTILNQKGQGVKCIYVAIGQKGSTVAQTVEVLRENGALEYTVVVTAPAADSAPFKYLAPYAGCAMGQHWMENGEHALVVYDDLSKQAEAYRQMSLLLRRPPGREAYPGDVFYLHSRLLERAAKLSDENGAGSLTALPIIETKAGDVSAFIPTNVISITDGQVYLQDNLFKSGVRPAVDVGISVSRVGSAAQTKGMKGVAGTLKLDLAQFRELEAFATFGSELDAVSKAQLERGYRLVELLKQPLNSPMSVEDQVVSIFAGTKGYLDDIPVADVRRFERELLEFMHGLHGGMMSEIKGGVPDGLAGAVDAFKAQFKITGADGHHVDPASVDADELGEAHSTKTLATE; this is encoded by the coding sequence ATGGCTGAACTCACCATCTCCGCCGCCGACATCGCCTCGGCGCTCAAGAACAACCTCGAAGGCTTCGAGCAGTCGCTCGAGGCCCGCACCGTAGGCCGCGTCGCCGAGATCGGTGACGGCATCGCCCGCGTCAGCGGCCTGCCCGACGCCGCCGTGAACGAACTCCTCGAGTTCGAAGACGGCTCGGTCGGCCTGGCGCTGAACCTCGACGAGGGCTCCATCGGTGCCGTCGTCCTGGGCGACACCGCCAGCATCGAAGAGGGCCAGCCGGTCAAGGCGACCGGTCGCATCCTCTCGGTCCCCGTCGGTGACGGCATGCTCGGCCGCGTGGTCAACGCGCTCGGCGAGCCCGTCGACGGCAAGGGCGAACTTACCGGCACCCAGCTGCGCCGCATGGAGATCCAGGCGCCGGGCATCATGGGCCGCAAGCCCGTGCACGAGCCGCTCCAGACCGGCATCAAGGCGATCGACGCGATGACGCCGATCGGCCGTGGCCAGCGTGAGCTGATCATCGGCGACCGCAAGACCGGCAAGACCACCGTCGCCGTCGACACGATCCTGAACCAGAAGGGTCAGGGCGTGAAGTGCATCTACGTCGCCATCGGCCAGAAGGGCTCGACCGTCGCCCAGACCGTCGAGGTCCTGCGTGAGAACGGCGCCCTCGAGTACACCGTCGTGGTGACCGCCCCGGCCGCCGACTCGGCACCGTTCAAGTACCTCGCTCCGTACGCCGGCTGCGCCATGGGCCAGCACTGGATGGAGAACGGCGAGCACGCCCTCGTGGTGTACGACGACCTCTCGAAGCAGGCCGAGGCCTATCGCCAGATGTCGCTGCTGCTCCGTCGTCCCCCGGGCCGTGAGGCCTACCCCGGCGACGTGTTCTACTTGCACAGCCGCCTGCTCGAGCGTGCCGCCAAGCTCTCCGACGAGAACGGCGCCGGCTCGCTCACTGCGCTGCCGATCATCGAGACGAAGGCCGGCGACGTGTCGGCGTTCATCCCGACGAACGTGATCTCGATCACCGATGGCCAGGTGTACCTGCAGGACAACCTCTTCAAGTCGGGTGTGCGTCCCGCCGTCGACGTGGGCATCTCGGTGTCCCGAGTCGGTTCGGCCGCCCAGACGAAGGGCATGAAGGGCGTCGCCGGCACCCTGAAGCTCGACCTCGCCCAGTTCCGTGAGCTGGAGGCGTTCGCAACCTTCGGTTCCGAGCTCGACGCCGTGTCGAAGGCCCAGCTCGAGCGTGGCTACCGCCTCGTCGAGCTGCTCAAGCAGCCGCTGAACAGCCCGATGTCGGTCGAAGACCAGGTCGTGTCGATCTTCGCCGGCACCAAGGGCTACCTCGACGACATCCCGGTCGCCGACGTGCGCCGCTTCGAGCGCGAACTCCTCGAGTTCATGCACGGCCTGCACGGCGGCATGATGTCGGAGATCAAGGGTGGCGTGCCCGACGGCCTCGCCGGCGCGGTCGACGCGTTCAAGGCCCAGTTCAAGATCACCGGCGCCGACGGCCACCACGTCGACCCCGCCAGTGTCGACGCCGACGAGCTCGGCGAGGCGCACAGCACCAAGACGCTCGCCACCGAGTGA
- the atpH gene encoding ATP synthase F1 subunit delta: MSDARVQGYAKALFEVARAEGTLDEVEDELFRFARSYESSDELRTALSDEGIPAAKRQAIIEDLLGGKATSTTTQLVSMVVGAGRARELPAIIDKLVARASSSKNLAVAEVRSAVPLTDDQQARLKAALANATGSEVNLKIVVDPSIIGGLVATVGDTVIDGSVRTRVDQLKSRL, encoded by the coding sequence ATGAGTGACGCACGTGTCCAGGGGTACGCCAAGGCCCTGTTCGAGGTCGCCCGAGCCGAGGGCACCCTCGACGAGGTCGAGGACGAACTCTTCCGTTTCGCCCGCTCGTACGAGTCGAGCGACGAACTGCGCACGGCGCTGAGCGACGAGGGCATCCCCGCCGCCAAGCGTCAGGCGATCATCGAGGATCTGCTCGGTGGCAAGGCCACGTCGACCACGACCCAGTTGGTGTCGATGGTGGTCGGTGCGGGCCGAGCCCGTGAGCTGCCCGCGATCATCGACAAGCTCGTCGCCCGAGCCTCGAGCTCGAAGAACCTGGCCGTCGCCGAGGTACGCAGTGCCGTACCGCTCACCGACGATCAGCAAGCCCGACTGAAGGCCGCACTCGCCAACGCGACCGGCTCGGAAGTCAACCTCAAGATCGTGGTCGACCCCTCGATCATCGGCGGCCTCGTCGCCACCGTCGGCGATACCGTCATCGACGGCAGTGTCCGTACCCGTGTCGACCAGTTGAAGAGCCGTCTCTGA
- a CDS encoding ATP synthase F0 subunit B: protein MNQLAYGFVAADGELLDPARSPHWLWPEDAELIFGTISSLIVFAVLFKFGWPLFKKALEARTERIQSAMDESETKLAEAKTEAAEIRSAAGDIDAERQRRFAEADTEAESILAEGRARLDEEIEELRAAADSDIALIASRASGEIRGEISMLSRRAVDRAVSGQPLDDATQQELIESFISKVGAS, encoded by the coding sequence ATGAACCAGTTGGCATACGGCTTCGTCGCCGCCGACGGTGAGCTGCTCGATCCGGCACGCTCCCCGCACTGGCTGTGGCCCGAAGACGCCGAACTGATCTTCGGCACGATCTCGTCGCTCATCGTCTTCGCCGTGCTGTTCAAGTTCGGCTGGCCGCTCTTCAAGAAGGCCCTCGAGGCCCGAACCGAGCGGATCCAGTCGGCGATGGACGAGTCGGAGACCAAGCTCGCCGAGGCCAAGACCGAGGCTGCCGAGATCCGCTCGGCCGCCGGCGACATCGACGCCGAGCGTCAGCGCCGCTTCGCCGAGGCCGACACCGAGGCGGAGTCGATCCTCGCCGAGGGTCGTGCCCGTCTCGACGAGGAGATCGAGGAGTTGCGGGCAGCCGCCGACTCCGACATCGCCCTCATCGCCTCCCGCGCCAGCGGCGAGATCCGCGGTGAGATCTCGATGCTGTCCCGCCGTGCGGTCGACCGTGCGGTCTCGGGCCAGCCCCTCGACGACGCGACGCAGCAAGAACTGATCGAATCGTTCATCTCGAAGGTGGGTGCCTCATGA
- the atpE gene encoding F0F1 ATP synthase subunit C, producing MEALSILAQVAEPADFGPIGAGIGYGLAAIGPGIGIGYIVGKSVEAMARQPESAGMVRTTMFLGVAFTEAIALIGFVVAMLVQ from the coding sequence ATGGAAGCACTCAGCATCCTCGCTCAGGTCGCCGAGCCCGCGGACTTCGGTCCGATCGGTGCCGGCATCGGCTACGGCCTCGCGGCGATCGGCCCGGGCATCGGCATCGGCTACATCGTCGGCAAGTCCGTCGAGGCCATGGCCCGTCAGCCCGAGTCGGCCGGCATGGTCCGCACCACGATGTTCCTGGGTGTGGCGTTCACCGAAGCCATCGCGCTGATCGGCTTCGTGGTCGCCATGCTCGTCCAGTGA